The following proteins are encoded in a genomic region of Zea mays cultivar B73 chromosome 9, Zm-B73-REFERENCE-NAM-5.0, whole genome shotgun sequence:
- the LOC100193896 gene encoding Cinnamoyl-CoA reductase 1-like produces the protein MEGAAGIRTRPAVCVTGAGGFVASWLVERLLAGGRYMVHGTVRDPGDAKNAHLAAMDGAADRLRLFRAELLDYGSVAAAIAGCDGVFHVASPVPMTYPIGDPEVELLAPAVTGTKNVLKACSEAKVKRVVVVSSVAAVMVNPGWPQNEAMDEACWSDVEFCRTTQNWYCLSKTLAELEALDYAKRSGLDVVSVCPSLVIGPLLQSTVNASSSVIVDCLKGDREVKLKLRNFVDVRDVADALLLVYETPEASGRYICDANARQMSEVVALLKDWYPAYSHAATK, from the exons ATGGAAGGCGCAGCGGGGATCAGGACGAGGCCGGCGGTGTGCGTGACCGGCGCGGGCGGCTTCGTGGCCTCGTGGCTCGTCGAGCGCCTCCTCGCCGGCGGCCGATACATGGTCCATGGCACCGTCCGTGATCCGG GCGACGCCAAGAACGCGCACCTGGCGGCGATGGACGGCGCCGCGGACCGGCTGCGCCTGTTCAGGGCCGAATTGCTCGACTACGGCAGCGTGGCGGCGGCCATCGCCGGCTGCGACGGCGTCTTCCACGTCGCGTCCCCAGTCCCCATGACCTATCCAATCGGTGACCCCGAG GTAGAGCTGCTCGCTCCGGCCGTGACGGGCACCAAGAACGTCCTGAAGGCGTGCTCGGAGGCCAAGGTGAAGAGGGTCGTCGTGGTGTCGTCGGTGGCCGCCGTGATGGTGAACCCTGGCTGGCCCCAGAACGAGGCCATGGACGAGGCTTGTTGGTCCGACGTCGAATTCTGCAGAACCACTCAG AACTGGTACTGTCTCTCCAAGACACTCGCGGAGCTGGAAGCGCTTGATTACGCAAAGAGGAGTGGACTAGACGTGGTGTCCGTCTGCCCGTCGCTGGTGATCGGGCCCTTGCTGCAGTCGACGGTGAACGCAAGCAGCTCCGTCATAGTCGATTGCTTGAAAG GAGATCGTGAGGTGAAGCTGAAGCTGAGGAACTTCGTGGACGTCCGCGACGTCGCCGACGCTCTGCTCCTGGTGTACGAGACTCCGGAGGCGTCTGGACGGTACATCTGCGACGCAAATGCAAGGCAGATGTCTGAGGTCGTAGCGCTGCTCAAGGACTGGTACCCTGCCTACAGTCATGCTGCCACCAAGTAA
- the LOC100193896 gene encoding cinnamoyl-CoA reductase 1-like isoform X1 yields MEGAAGIRTRPAVCVTGAGGFVASWLVERLLAGGRYMVHGTVRDPGDAKNAHLAAMDGAADRLRLFRAELLDYGSVAAAIAGCDGVFHVASPVPMTYPIGDPEVELLAPAVTGTKNVLKACSEAKVKRVVVVSSVAAVMVNPGWPQNEAMDEACWSDVEFCRTTQNWYCLSKTLAELEALDYAKRSGLDVVSVCPSLVIGPLLQSTVNASSSVIVDCLKGDREVKLKLRNFVDVRDVADALLLVYETPEASGRYICDANARQMSEVVALLKDWYPAYSHAATKFVQVSDEPLFSSKKLQALGWKFRTLEESLRDSVESFKAAGVLVD; encoded by the exons ATGGAAGGCGCAGCGGGGATCAGGACGAGGCCGGCGGTGTGCGTGACCGGCGCGGGCGGCTTCGTGGCCTCGTGGCTCGTCGAGCGCCTCCTCGCCGGCGGCCGATACATGGTCCATGGCACCGTCCGTGATCCGG GCGACGCCAAGAACGCGCACCTGGCGGCGATGGACGGCGCCGCGGACCGGCTGCGCCTGTTCAGGGCCGAATTGCTCGACTACGGCAGCGTGGCGGCGGCCATCGCCGGCTGCGACGGCGTCTTCCACGTCGCGTCCCCAGTCCCCATGACCTATCCAATCGGTGACCCCGAG GTAGAGCTGCTCGCTCCGGCCGTGACGGGCACCAAGAACGTCCTGAAGGCGTGCTCGGAGGCCAAGGTGAAGAGGGTCGTCGTGGTGTCGTCGGTGGCCGCCGTGATGGTGAACCCTGGCTGGCCCCAGAACGAGGCCATGGACGAGGCTTGTTGGTCCGACGTCGAATTCTGCAGAACCACTCAG AACTGGTACTGTCTCTCCAAGACACTCGCGGAGCTGGAAGCGCTTGATTACGCAAAGAGGAGTGGACTAGACGTGGTGTCCGTCTGCCCGTCGCTGGTGATCGGGCCCTTGCTGCAGTCGACGGTGAACGCAAGCAGCTCCGTCATAGTCGATTGCTTGAAAG GAGATCGTGAGGTGAAGCTGAAGCTGAGGAACTTCGTGGACGTCCGCGACGTCGCCGACGCTCTGCTCCTGGTGTACGAGACTCCGGAGGCGTCTGGACGGTACATCTGCGACGCAAATGCAAGGCAGATGTCTGAGGTCGTAGCGCTGCTCAAGGACTGGTACCCTGCCTACAGTCATGCTGCCACCAA GTTCGTGCAGGTGAGCGATGAGCCTTTGTTCAGCTCCAAGAAGCTGCAGGCGCTGGGCTGGAAATTCCGGACTCTGGAGGAGAGCCTCAGGGACAGCGTTGAATCCTTCAAGGCGGCAGGTGTCCTGGTGGATTGA